The following are from one region of the Tachysurus fulvidraco isolate hzauxx_2018 chromosome 15, HZAU_PFXX_2.0, whole genome shotgun sequence genome:
- the baxa gene encoding apoptosis regulator BAX — protein MAEGDAGFIKDNILEVGEVLLKEFIFERICRNADTDVSRNDLGGSELSDPSHKKLAQCLQQIGDELDNNVELQRMLADSSLQPTQEVFSKVAREIFSDGKFNWGRVVALFYFACRLVIKALMKKIPEMIRTIITWTLDYLQEHVINWIREQGGWEGIRSYFGTPTWQTIGVFLAGVLTTVVVLRKI, from the exons ATGGCGGAAGGTGATGCGG GCTTCATCAAAGACAATATACTGGAAGTAGGAGAAGTGCTGCTGAAGGA ATTCATCTTCGAGCGGATCTGTCGTAATGCGGACACAGACGTCTCACGTAACGACCTGGGTGGGAGCGAGCTGTCTGACCCCAGCCATAAGAAACTGGCTCAGTGTTTACAGCAGATCGGAGACGAACTGGACAACAATGTAGAATTGCAGAG AATGTTAGCCGACTCCTCGCTCCAGCCGACTCAAGAAGTGTTCTCCAAGGTGGCGCGGGAGATTTTCTCGGACGGGAAGTTTAACTGGGGCAGAGTGGTGGCGCTTTTCTACTTTGCTTGTCGACTTGTGATCAAG gctCTTATGAAGAAAATTCCAGAAATGATCAGAACCATAATCACCTGGACTCTGGACTACCTGCAGGAGCATGTGATTAATTGGATTAGAGAACAGGGAGGCTGG gagggGATCCGCTCCTACTTCGGCACACCCACCTGGCAGACCATCGGCGTCTTTCTGGCCGGAGTTCTCACCACTGTCGTTGTCTTGCGCAagatatga
- the rps11 gene encoding 40S ribosomal protein S11 — MADTQNERSYQKQPTIFQNKKRVLVGDAGAKEKLPRYHRNVGLGFKTPREAIEGTYVDKKCPFTGNVSIRGRILSGVVMKMKMQRTIVIRRDYLHYIRKYNRFEKRHKNMSVHLSPCFRDVTVGDIVTVGECRPLSKTVRFNVLKVTKAAGAKKQFQKF; from the exons ATGGCGGATACCCAG AATGAAAGGTCTTACCAGAAGCAGCCCACCATCTTCCAGAACAAAAAGCGAGTGTTGGTCGGTGATGCGGGTGCAAAAGAGAAGCTCCCACGTTACCACAGAAATGTTGGCTTAGGCTTCAAAACCCCCAGAGAG GCTATCGAAGGCACGTACGTTGATAAGAAATGCCCCTTTACTGGCAACGTGTCCATCCGAGGCCGTATTCTGTCTG GTGtggtgatgaagatgaagatgcaGAGGACCATTGTCATCAGACGTGACTACCTGCATTACATCCGCAAGTACAACCGCTTTGAGAAGAGGCACAAGAACATGTCTGTCCACCTCTCTCCCTGCTTCAG GGACGTGACTGTGGGTGACATTGTCACTGTTGGAGAGTGCAGACCCCTCAGCAAGACCGTGAGGTTCAACGTACTGAAGGTCACCAAAGCAGCAGGAGCCAAGAAACAATTCCAGAAGTTTTAA
- the hrob gene encoding homologous recombination OB-fold protein: MSHNPSFPQGLTKLSDMTTAACNKWRGLFSVGEELDDEDLLEADWTHTSDSGSSSVPACASLQASHAIYPYEAQQSSVASSANFSNRSSVPDSSAQLNSSESRPDKCLRSLANSSSVTQSVPHTHTASLRAPFGGSNAISSLQHPSISSPIQSNPQSVLCNAPMKDIPAQDDFDDWDVNLEELDECVPQEASAPYTEFESNNISPAKRMRSSADAPASSSLRGFCSSTPKSAPPQSFIRPSTFTPQNYLQPSVPPTCRFTSPVTPRPVRPTSQWQRGAVTPQAEHRSLFQAVSPAPLTPQTPRPLHMPVLTNHLVQLVSAASKTPQKPRSDSVRPKTRRFPGPAGALPQQISGRSPDDIVVAVPQTPAHGAVARLRNEVPSSQINDEEEFSVGPWAAMKAEMRLDERNPSCFLHSYSIVMVLRKAALRQLSKNKVPNMAVVLKSILHTHADAKAVFRDPTGEMQGTVHRRLLEDRQGELKTGAVLLLKQVGVFSPSNRNHYLNVTPNNLFRIYPPDGAVRSSSQRSQPELGPAGLPHCESSKLERGPVSQMELHFDDDDDDEAEQNSVAVKLTPPANGAVQSTTQPHSSEDAQWDADDLDELLGDLPVDSYCA; encoded by the exons ATGTCACATAATCCATCTTTTCCTCAAGGCTTAACTAAGCTGAGTGACATGACAACTGCG GCTTGCAACAAATGGAGAGGACTTTTCAGTGTAGGAGAAGAGCTGGATGATGAA GACTTGCTGGAAGCTGACTGGACACACACCTCAGATTCTGGGTCATCCTCAGTTCCTGCCTGTGCATCCCTACAAGCATCTCATGCAATTTATCCCTATGAGGCACAGCAGAGCTCTGTTGCATCATCAGCCAACTTTTCAAACAGGAGTTCAGTGCCAGACTCTTCAGCACAACTCAATTCTTCAGAATCCAGACCTGACAAATGTTTAAGAAGCCTGGCCAACTCTTCATCTGTCACACAAtctgttcctcacacacacactgcttctcttCGAGCACCTTTTGGGGGCTCTAATGCAATCTCATCTCTGCAACATCCCTCCATTTCTTCACCTATCCAGTCAAACCCTCAGTCTGTTCTCTGCAATGCTCCCATGAAAGACATTCCAGCTCAGGATGACTTTGATGACTGGGATGTAAATCTGGAGGAGTTGGATGAGTGCGTTCCTCAGGAAGCTTCTGCTCCATACACAGAATTTGAATCCAACAACATTTCCCCAGCTAAACGGATGAGATCATCAGCTGATGCACCTGCTTCATCTTCTCTCAGAGGATTCTGCAGCTCCACTCCGAAATCCGCACCCCCGCAGTCCTTTATACGTCCTTCTACGTTTACCCCACAAAACTACTTGCAACCTTCTGTACCTCCGACCTGCCGCTTCACCAGTCCGGTGACTCCTAGACCCGTGAGACCGACATCTCAGTGGCAAAGAGGAGCCGTCACTCCTCAAGCAGAACATCGCTCTCTCTTCCAGGCTGTATCTCCTGCTCCGTTGACTCCGCAAACACCCCGTCCACTCCACATGCCTGTCTTGACTAATCACTTGGTCCAGCTGGTGTCTGCAGCGAGTAAGACGCCTCAGAAGCCGAGGAGTGATTCTGTTCGCCCCAAAACGCGCCGGTTTCCTGGTCCAGCGGGTGCTCTGCCGCAACAG ATCAGTGGACGGAGTCCGGATGACATAGTTGTGGCAGTCCCACAGACACCGGCACACGGAGCAGTGGCTCGGCTGCGCAACGAG GTCCCAAGCTCTCAAATAAACGACGAAGAGGAGTTCAGCGTAGGTCCGTGGGCAGCGATGAAGGCTGAGATGAGACTGGATGAGAGAAACCCTTCCTGTTTCCTACATTCATACAGCATCGTCATGGTGCTGCGGAAA GCAGCCTTAAGGCAGTTGTCTAAGAATAAAGTTCCTAACATGGCAGTGGTGTTAAAGagcatcttacacacacacgctgatgCCAAAGCAGTGTTCAGGGACCCTACGG GTGAGATGCAAGGTACAGTTCATAGACGCTTGCTGGAGGACAGACAGGGGGAGCTGAAGACCGGCGCAGTGCTGCTGCTCAAACAG GTGGGTGTGTTCTCCCCCTCTAACAGGAATCACTACCTGAACGTAACACCCAATAACCTTTTTCGAATCTACCCTCCTGACGGAGCAGTCCGTAGCTCCTCCCAGCGTTCCCAGCCTGAACTG GGACCTGCTGGATTACCGCACTGTGAGTCCTCTAAGCTTGAAAGGGGTCCCGTGTCTCAGATGGAGCTgcattttgatgatgatgatgatgatgaggctGAGCAGAATAGTGTCGCAGTTAAACTTACGCCCCCTGCTAACGGGGCGGTCCAGTCTACTACACAGCCTCACAGCTCAGAGGATGCTCAGTGGGATGCAG ATGATCTTGATGAGCTGTTAGGGGACTTGCCTGTTGACTCGTACTGCGCCTGA